A region of the Lycium barbarum isolate Lr01 chromosome 1, ASM1917538v2, whole genome shotgun sequence genome:
TTCCATGATTAAAGGATGTAAATCCTTTTCCACACAATATCTTAATCCTTCCAAAACTGCTCTTGCTTCAGCCACCACATTGGTACTTTGTCCAACTCCCTGGTATTGTGCATATACTAAATCTCCATTACAATCCCTCACACAAAAGCCATAGGAACTAGGGCCTGGATTCCCTTTAGACGCACCATCAGTGTTACATTTATACCATCTCTCAAAGGGAAATTTCCAACATACAGTTTTAGTACATAAAATAGGCATGTATCCTTCTAAGAAAGAAATCAAATCAGGCCATAAGAAGGGATGTTATTAAGCCAAGGATAAGTCATTTTAGCAAGGTAATACAAATTATTATTGATTTCATGTATCGCCCTTTTCAGACTTACCCTTCCTCCATGTTTGATTATGTTTCTTCTCTTCCATAGTTCCCAAGTGATCATAGCTGGGACTGCATATAATATGGGCTTGAATTTCTTAGCACATTTTATCTTCCACCAGTTTCTGGCCACCTAATGAAACTGTACCATACTCATTTGTATACCCACTGCATTCTTGAACACTCTCCACACTTCTGAAGCAAAGTTTCCTGTTAGGAATAATTGTTGAACTGTCTCCTGTTGAGGATTAGAACAACAATAACATCTAGACACTACGGGAATTCTCATCCTCGTCAATTTATCATCAGTAGGCAATTAATTTCCAGAGTCTCCATAGAAAGAAGGAAATTTTAAATGGCATCCCTTTAATCCACATGTGTGTATAGTCCTCTTGTTCTTGTTTCCTGTGTGTCACTAAATTCCATGCACTATTCACTGTAAATTTCCCTGTGCTTGTTGGCATCCACCAGGGCCTGTCCCAAGTCCCTTGCAACTGATCAATATGAATTTCTGATTTAACGTGGTCTACAATATCAGAAGGGAAAGATTGATTCAACAAATCATCCTTCCAGCAATCTCCTTCTATTAGATCAATCACATCAACCAGTTCTTCATTTATTGGGTATTCTATGGGAAATAAATGATGTAATGCCCTCAATTTAGTCCAATTATCATACCACACATTGGTGTATCCCCCTTTGATTTCCCACCAAATCTCATGTTCCACAACTTCCCTCATTTCTAGCATTTTCTTCCACACTTGTGTTCTCCTCTTCCATTGAACCAAAGTAGGAATCAGTTTCTTATAGTACTTGTTCCACACGTAATTTGCCCACATAGTTGCAGTAGTTCTAAATCTCCACCATAACTTAGCAAATAGAGCATTAGAAATATCAAATAATGACTTGAATCCAAGGCCCCCTTCCTAAGTTGGTAAACATACATCCTGCCATGCAGCCTAGTGCCtacttttcttttcctcttattacACCAAAAATATTTGGCAAAAATTTTATGGAGCTCATTTAAAACACATTTAGGAGGTGCAAGCACTGATAAAAGATGTCTAGGCATACTTTGAAGGACACTTCTAATCAAAACAGCCTTCCCTCCATAAGATAGCAACTTCCCTTTCCAAGAATGTAACCTACCCTTCACTTTTTCAATAAGCTTAGAATAGAATGTCTTCTTTTTTCTAGCATGATAAAAGCTGTGAGAATATCCTTATCTATGTCATGACGATGTATCTTCAGTGTGAGTTGTTGTTCTGTGTCTAATACCACCTCCCATTGTACACCAATATCCATAAACACCCAAATTTTCCCATTAACATTAGCTATGGCTGCTTCCATTCCTAGTTTTGTTTTGTATTTTTGAATATGTCTACAATTCTAAAATGGCTCCATTAGGGCAACTATGAAGCACTTGTGTTGCCTTTGCATGTTAATCAGTCTCTGAAAGGCCTGTTGAGTGTTAACAGACCTAATATTCCATATTAAAGCCTTAATCATCATTTAACTTTGGATGAACCTGTTCTCTTTGGTATGAGCCTCTTAATCTGTTGATTTTCCTGGTTCTTCTGTCTCTTCCCACTTTTTTGCTAAAGCCTTTGGTGAAATATCTGCCTCTCTAATTGCTTTATTAATGTTGTTTGATCTGTTTACAACCCCTTTGTCTTCCTCCAAGTGCTGCTCCTCCTCTAAGCTGATCTGTATCTCTGCTTCAGTAACTTTATGTGCAACAATGTCTTGTAGTGCTGCTTTTCGCTTTTGTGATGATCCCTTTTCtgcacttttatttatttttgcctCTTTATTTTCTAATGCAGTGTTCAAACATGCTTCAGGGATATACTGCTGCTCTACATGTTCCTCAGGTGTTTCAGTACTCTCCATCATATCCCTTTCACCCATGGCCTTGTTGAAGGTATCTCCTCTTTCTGCATATTTATTCATGATTGCCTTATTGTTATCCTTTATAAAGTTCAAAAAGACTGCAGATACAGTCTCTTCAGaatcttcaatctcttcatgATTATTCAGCATATCATTATCCACTTGGTCGGTTTGTCCTGCTCCATCCAGCTGCTGCTGACTATCCTCTTGTATACCTGTTATTAATTGCTCTGCATTCTGATTCTTTCCAACATTTACTTCTGTCATCAATTCATGAGAAGTTGCATTTGGATCCTCATCATCTGGTGGTTTTTCTTCAGGTTTGTGCCCCTTCGTATTTTGATCTTGCTTCTCTATAAATTCTGTATTATTTTTCACTCCCAGTTGTTCATTGGGAAAAGATGCACATGATGATGTATCTTTGACTGTATTTTCATTCTCCCTTTGTTTCTCGTCTTCATCTACCTTTTATTCTGCCCTCCTAGCGATCCCCTTTTTCTCTAAAGGTAAGGAAATGGAATTTACTTTTTGAGATCCCCCATATGTATCAGTCTCTTCTGCTTCCTCTATTCTATCCCCCCATTTCCTCTTTGATTCCTCTGATCATACTTCAACCGTTATCTCTTTTGCTCTCTCATTATTTCTATTAATATCCCCATGATGATTAAGAACTTTACCAAAACTAGTTTCAACCCAAGGTTTTGCACCTTCGCTGTCCTTAGCTCTGTCTTGTACCTGTTCCTCCCCCTTAGTTCCTTTGTTATTTCCTGTAATGTTCTCTCCATTGTTGATTTGCATGTCTGTTCCTATCTCCTTGACGTTGGTGTTGTCTACAATCTCTTCCCCATCTCCATCAGTTAATAAAGCATCAAACTTGTTGTGAGTATGAATCTGATTATGAGCTTTAGACTTGGTTTCCTGATCTTTCTTCTCTTTCTCCCCCTTCTCTCTGTCTCATTACCCTTCTGATCCTTTTTTGGATTCCAATTTTGTACATTGCCAACCACGTTCCCACTTGTTAACACCTTGAGAGGATACTTATGGGTATTTCTATGATTGTGATTTTCCTTCTTGCTTGCTGGTTTTGGATCTGTTGTCGGTTGCTGAATGCTTTGTTCCCTTTGACCAAAAATAAAACAACAAATAATACATATCTTTAGCGAACTTGCAAACAGAGCATAGTATatagggcaaaggtgcaaatatacccctcaactttgcgatttagagcagatatacctctCGTTACAAAAgcggtgtatatatacccctgctgttacaaaatggtgcaaatatacccctgttattccaaaatgatgcaaatataccctttttgctgacgggattttaaaaaaaaatcatttaggttgttttttaattaaaaaaaatgttacatgactttaaaaaaaaaagtctaccaattttttttagtagacatatttttctgaAGCCACATGGTAATTCTTTTTCCTGGTAtgtcgggtctggttcgtttgAAATAATATctctgtgactttaaaaaaataagtctacccacaTTTTTAGACAAACCAGACCCGAcccatcagaaaaaaaaaatactatgtggctttagaaaagtatgtttactaaaaaaaatgggtagacttttttctAAAGTCACatggcattttttttaattaaaaaaataatctaAATGATTCTTTTTTTAAAATCCCGTCAGCGAAaaaggtatatttgcactattttgtaacggcaggggtatatatataccacttttgtaacgagggtatatctgctctaaatcgcaaagttgaggggtatatttacaaCTTTGCCCTAGTATATATTTCTTTGCCATATAAGTACTGTATGACTTAAACAACTATTTGCATTACTGAAATGCCTACTCCGCAACGACAAGCATGTTCTCTTCGAACGAAGAGCACCGGATGCATTTTGTAGGTTTTTGTTCAACATCTCCTCAACCTTGATAAATGGTAATAACTGTAAGGGAACTATCAAATAATACAAGGAGCAAAAAGAAGTACTATCTAAACAAAGAAGAGATACAATAGTGACGCATAACTCAATCTAAGAAAGTCTTTTACTATCAACTTGTAGTAAATATAGCAGTAATTAGCGCCCTCAAATTTTCATTTTTCCTGTACCTTGATAATGAATGATGGTCAACACCATGGTTTATTATCTCAACCAGATAAGCAATATCAGTTGCTATCCAAAATAAGACTATCAAAAGTAAGACTATGTTATGACACGCTCCGTAGAGAAAAGtctgagtccggagccaaaatggcatatttttacagcaattacaccaaaataggctgtctttttttttttatacccaaatgggtatttcgttgatcattcaaaataccccagttactgttcatagcagcaactcttttttttttttttgctatttcgtggattgttccacgaaatagcttttttttaaatttttttttgcatttcgtggaacaatccacgaaatagcttttttttttttttttttttttttttttttgctatttcgtggattgttccacgaaatagctttttttttttttttttttttttttttgcatttcgtggaacaatccacgaaatagttttttttttttttttttttaaatttcgtgaaaaaaatgattttttttttaacacaatccacgaaatagatgtttttttattttatttcgtgaataaaaaaagaaataggaaattataatttttttttgtttttgcatttcgtgtattaaaaaacgaaataggataattttttttctaatttcgttcgtataaaaaggaaattggaaaatatatatatatatatatatatatatatatatatatatatatatatatatatatatatatatatatattatttcgtgtattaatgaaggaaattgatttgtttttttattttttttgcatttcgtaatctaatgaacgaaataggtttttttttttgtatttagtgaataaaaaaacgaaataggaaattatatatatatatatatatatatatatatatatatatatatatattttgcatttcgtgtattaaaaaacgaaataggaaaataattttattttcatttcgtttatataaaaatgaaataggaatatatatatatatttcattcatgtaccaatgaaatatttcgtggattgttccacgaaatgcaaaaaaaaaaaaaacagttttatttatattaacaaactgttttattttttaatttaaaactgttttttttaattttttattttgcatttcgtggaacaatccacgaaatataaaaaaaacagtttttttatatatttttgaaattgatcttatatatatatatatatatattccaaattgattaaaagccattttttaatttttttaaaatatatttttcaaaaaacttagtgtttaactgtaaggttattttagtcaactttatatatcgagaaaattagtcagctttattttcaaaaattgaaaccgcagaagtgaaattgacattcacagatacattatccctggatttttacgttgaaatctattgtgtatcatcatcttataagtaaataaaactgaaaatttcatgccaatttggggaaaaattgaaattgaatgtgataaaaggcgtttttttaaaaatcggctcggccaaaccgccttgcggcagtttgtgtgcatagatctcggaaaaatacccaaaatcaaaaaaaaaaatcgcgtaaatcggacgtccgagcgcaaagttatgaccatctaaagtttgacgactttacaactagtttttctccctatagtttttagaattatatttatatttaaaataaaattatgtcttgactttacaattattttttttttcgtttattaaaaaatgaaataagatttttttttatttcgtgaatatataaatgtttttataaatgaaacacaaatatatatatatatatatatatattcatcctatttcattggtacatgaatgaaatatatatatatatatatatatatatatatatatatatatatatatatatattcctattttttattttcctatttcgttttttaatacacgaaatgcaatatatatatatatatatatatatatatatatatatatatatatatatatataatttcctatttcgtttttttattcactaaatacaaaaaaaaaaaaaaaacttatttcgttcattagattacgaaatgcaaaaaaaataaaaaaacaaatcaatttccttcattaatacacgaaataatatatatatatatatatatatatatatatatatatatatatatatattttccaatttcctttttatacgaacgaaattagaaatttttttatcctatttcgttttttaatacacgaaatgcaaaaacaaaaaaataattataatttcttatttctttttttattcacgaaataaaataaaaaaacatctatttcgtggattgtgtcatgatatgtaaaaaaaaaatcatttttttcacgaaattaaaaaaaaaaaaaaaaaaaaaactatttcgtggattgttccacgaaatgcaaaaaaaaattaaaaaaaaaaagagttgctgctatgaacagtaactgggacccatttgggtataaaaacAAAAAGACaacctattttggtctaattgctgtaaaaatatgccattttggctccggactccttCCATCTCTTAGCAAtttcttaaataaaaaaaaaacaaaaatggaACAGAAAATCACTCAAACCAATTTCTTTTGCCATATATCACATCAAATAATATGCATggattttaattttattatttaagtgGCTTCGCAAACTACTACCCAAGATACTCAATCTAattagggaaaaggtgcaaatatacccctcaactttgcgagttagagcagatataccctca
Encoded here:
- the LOC132633062 gene encoding uncharacterized protein LOC132633062 isoform X1; the encoded protein is MALLKIQSLQNLQSLHDYSAYHYPLGRFVLLHPAAADYPLVYLLLIALHSDSFQHLLLSSIHEKLHLDPHHLVVFLQVHRETDLIHSCLFRDFIESSISFGAIAFGYSFFCVYNYGHSRVLSR
- the LOC132633062 gene encoding uncharacterized protein LOC132633062 isoform X2; this translates as MFLRCFSTLHHIPFTHGLVEAYHYPLGRFVLLHPAAADYPLVYLLLIALHSDSFQHLLLSSIHEKLHLDPHHLVVFLQTSFIIESWETAGGLITIIKVSKYN